The genomic window ATCATTGATGAAGTGCTCGCCGTAGGCGACATAGCCTTCCAAAAAAAATGCCTCGGCAAAATGTCCGAAGTCTCCTCCCAAGGCCGCACCATCCTCTTCGTCAGCCACAACCTCAACGCCATGCTCAACCTCTGCACCGCTGGAGCTCTTCTCCATCAAGGCCGCCTCATCTACCAAGGTTCTATTCAAGACACCATTCGGGAATACAACGCCATACTCTCCGAATTTTCAGAAACTACCACCTACACCGCCACCACCTCCGATCCCTCTAAACCTCACTTCACCCACATCTCCGTTACACAAGACGGCCAGACCCCTTCTTCCTTCTTAATCCATCGCCCCATTCAAATTCACCTCAAATACCACACCGCTAATGTCCCCAATATCGTCACCACCGTCGTCATTCGCAACTCCCAAGGCATCTGGCTCCACCACTCCACTGACGAATTCGCCCCCACTCCCCTCCCCCCCAACGGCATGCGCACCTGCACCATTCCGCCATATTCACTAAACGCAGATGAATACTTTATCACAGTTGCCTTGAGCCACAGAAGTGGCGATATTCATGAGAAACTCACCGACATAATCAAGTTGTCACTAACGCCATCCGGACTTGCTGCCGAAAAATTCCCCATCGCTAACTGCCGTGGAGTTTGTCCGCCGAACGCTCTCATATGGCAATAAAATCAACCACACATATTCAGACTAAAGTAAATTGCTCTTTGCTATTACTACATCTACAATTAAACCAAGGTCATCCAAAATGGATTTTTTGAGATAGTTTCCCCTGCAAAAAAATTAAAGACCTTCCTCCTCTTTCAGAATCCTTCTCATAATCTTTGCCATGCCTCTCCCGCTTAAAGAAAAAATCAAAAATGCAGCCCCTCCCAAGCTTCTCAAAGCAATCCGCGTAGCTAAGAAATATAGCTCGCTCGCTTGGCATGACCTGCGCATCGGCCTCTTCGGCAACCTCTTCCCCCCAAAGCCCACGTCCATCAGCATGATGGCAAACGACATTTGCAACTCCCGCTGCCAAATGTGCCTCATCTGGCAACAAAAAAAAGACTACGAAATTACCCCAGACGACCTCCGCCAAATCCTCGCCGACCCTCTCTTCTCCAACGTCCAAGACGTCGGCATCACTGGCGGTGAACCCACCCTACGCCCTGACCTACCGGAACTCTTCCGCGTCGTCGCAGAACGCCGCCCTAAAATCCCCCACGCCTCCATTATCACCAACGCCATTCGCCAACACGACGTCACCACCCGCATCCTCCAATCCGCAGAAATCTGCCGCCAAAACGGCACCTCCTTCTCCGTCATGGTCTCACTCGACGGCCTCGGAGAAATCCACGACGCCGTCCGCGGTCGCAAGGGTAATTTCGAATCCGCCGTCGCATGCATCGAAACCTTCAAAAAAGCCGGCCTCCCCACCTCCATCGGATGCACCATCACCTCCACCAATGCCCCATATGTCGATGAACTGCTCGATTGGGCCATCCACAACAACATCCGCGCCCACTTCCGCATTGCCGAATTCATCGATCGCCTCTACAACGCCCCACAAAAACAGTTCATCCGCAACTTCGACCCCCTCACCCTCCACCACCTCGGCCTCTTCTACTCCCGCCTCATCTACGAATACGAACCGAACCCCACCTACAAAAAAACCTACCGCAGCGTCCGCGGCATGCTCACCGAAGGAAAACCACGCACCACAGGATGCCCCTATCACTACCACGCCGTCATCCTTACCTCCCGTGGCGACCTCCTCTACTGCTCCCCCAAGTCCCCCATCATCGGCAATCTACTCAAACAAACCCCAGCCTCAAAAGTCTTCTTCAACAACCTCCACATCCGCAAAGAAATTCGCCAAAAACACTGCGACAACTGCATCCACGATTACCACGTCCCTGAAACCTTCACCGACAAACTCACCTTCTACCTCAAAAATCGGCGCATCGCCCACACCTATCACATCCCCTCCCTCCTAAAACAAGCCTCCGCTCTCCCATCCACCCCCAAAATCCCCACCTCAAAAATCCAGCAACTAAAATCCTCCTCAGCCCTTATCGTCGGCTGGTATGGCACGGAAACTGCCGGAGACAAAGCCATCCTCCACACCCTCATCCATCGCCTCCTCTCCAGGCCTCACCCACCCCAAACCATCTACCTCGCAAGCCTTCATCCTTTCTATTCACGCTGGACTCTTCAAGAACTCCACCTCCCCTCCTCCGTCCAAATCATAGAAACCTTCTCTCCTCAGTTTGAAACCGTCTGCCGCACCACCGACGAAACCCTTATCGGCGGCGGCCCCCTCATGGACATCGATGCCATGAACCACATCCTCTACGCCTTCATCCATACCAAGCGCCGCAACGCTATCGCCCGCATCGAAGGTTGTGGCATCGGCCCCCTACGTCAACCTCACCTCGTCGCCCTCACCCGTGAACTCTGCCGCCTCGCCGATCACATCACCCTTCGCGACCAAGCCTCCACTCACCGCTGCATCCACGAATTCCGTTGCGAAGCGCACACCGTTCCCGATCCCGCCACTGAATACGTTCTAAAATGGAAACTTCAAAATGCTTCCTCATCCCCTCCACCCAATCCCACACCCATTCTAGCCTGTTACTTCCGCGATTGGCCTATCAACTACACCGAAGACCTCCCCTCCGATCAATACGACTCCACAAAAACCCGTTTCGAAAACGGTCTCCTCCATCTCCTTGCCCACCTTCACAAAACCTACAACCTCCCCATCGCTTTCCACGCTATGCACAACTTCTACGAGGGAGGCGACGACCGCACCTATGCTCGACACCTCTCT from Candidatus Methylacidiphilales bacterium includes these protein-coding regions:
- a CDS encoding polysaccharide ABC transporter ATP-binding protein gives rise to the protein MPDTAIQIENLGKRYFVGHIEKERYQTFASTLVQSAKSIARKAADMIRGRPIIHGDQIEEFWALRHISLQIPQGQVLGIIGRNGAGKSTLLKLLSRITHPTEGRIAIRGRVASLLEVGTGFHPELTGRENIYLNGAILGMTRSEIRRKFDAIVEFAGIEKFIDTPVKRYSSGMYVRLAFAVAAHLEPEILIIDEVLAVGDIAFQKKCLGKMSEVSSQGRTILFVSHNLNAMLNLCTAGALLHQGRLIYQGSIQDTIREYNAILSEFSETTTYTATTSDPSKPHFTHISVTQDGQTPSSFLIHRPIQIHLKYHTANVPNIVTTVVIRNSQGIWLHHSTDEFAPTPLPPNGMRTCTIPPYSLNADEYFITVALSHRSGDIHEKLTDIIKLSLTPSGLAAEKFPIANCRGVCPPNALIWQ
- a CDS encoding polysaccharide pyruvyl transferase family protein, translating into MPLPLKEKIKNAAPPKLLKAIRVAKKYSSLAWHDLRIGLFGNLFPPKPTSISMMANDICNSRCQMCLIWQQKKDYEITPDDLRQILADPLFSNVQDVGITGGEPTLRPDLPELFRVVAERRPKIPHASIITNAIRQHDVTTRILQSAEICRQNGTSFSVMVSLDGLGEIHDAVRGRKGNFESAVACIETFKKAGLPTSIGCTITSTNAPYVDELLDWAIHNNIRAHFRIAEFIDRLYNAPQKQFIRNFDPLTLHHLGLFYSRLIYEYEPNPTYKKTYRSVRGMLTEGKPRTTGCPYHYHAVILTSRGDLLYCSPKSPIIGNLLKQTPASKVFFNNLHIRKEIRQKHCDNCIHDYHVPETFTDKLTFYLKNRRIAHTYHIPSLLKQASALPSTPKIPTSKIQQLKSSSALIVGWYGTETAGDKAILHTLIHRLLSRPHPPQTIYLASLHPFYSRWTLQELHLPSSVQIIETFSPQFETVCRTTDETLIGGGPLMDIDAMNHILYAFIHTKRRNAIARIEGCGIGPLRQPHLVALTRELCRLADHITLRDQASTHRCIHEFRCEAHTVPDPATEYVLKWKLQNASSSPPPNPTPILACYFRDWPINYTEDLPSDQYDSTKTRFENGLLHLLAHLHKTYNLPIAFHAMHNFYEGGDDRTYARHLSRRLLQEFNIPQESITYPRLPESPSQILSAMKTATLNLCMRFHSVLFAHTLQVPYYAIDYTRGGKIHAYLNDNQASDRLISMDAIISHSAQDQIQILAPI